Genomic window (Mya arenaria isolate MELC-2E11 chromosome 16, ASM2691426v1):
tctgggttttttttccaaacttattgcctccagtaatacataacatggcaatacctGCATTGCTGAAAATCTGTCCACAACAGTAATGTCAAAAACCAGGTGGCATGGATGCATTCTGAAATACTAAAATAGTCTGTAATTTGTGCTAATCTTACATAtcccatttacaagtgatttacactgaaatctaaactatagtaacacaacttctttatgaccaaacatattgctattgagcattagtacattgtatgtacatgactttttattttgtatgtcatgtttctttgtCCTAATTTAtggaaacattttataaaaggttcaagctttttaagtctgttacgcttaagatttatcgagaagctggggtcttatgcaccagtcaattgtaaccacgccccccaggtccgggggtatataggggatagacggggaaatgggccgtgtgtttacctttcaggtggcccgcagtgccgggtgtatgcggtggttttgtcttcgctttaaatatagcggggaatgggccttacctagggtcactggggtgcaggggcatttggcggggaccTTACCATCATTCGTCCCCCCAGGGCGGTgattttagccagggttggctggaccaaatgtcaaagtccATACTATTCCCCGgatctgggggggggggtacaattgactggtgcattatcgcatgcagatttgagtgaatcgcagatagtgtttacagtatttactgtcaacaacacaaacttctttaagcagaaattttgacacaatggcaattttataacaaactttACCATGAAATTGAGTGTGAGCAAGCCAGTACAGTTTGACTTACCATTTGGGTGAAAAATTACTAATCGgcgatgtaaattgaaaaaatggagtTGCACCTAATTTTCTAAGGTGCAGGTCTAAGAAAAGGCATGgcggtctaaatatagaggtgcattGGTATATTGAAGATGTGCACCTCCATcgtaaatatagaggtgcagttgtatttatgtaagagGTGCAactccattttaaagttttaaaatatatatagaacagaacgTATGAATAAAGAATTGCACAGCTTGATAacatacaggtgcacctgtaaagtaagtgtattttagaaacattgatgattctctcacaaagccatgttgtttcattgtaaggGTATGGCAACTCTCACTCAGTCATTGGGATTGTTTGGCAGGATGGTTCGCCTTCTCCACACCCTGGACTGACTATTTggttacaatatttcacacgatctgtggccaacagcaaaaccatcaacccgcatttgccgatttgtctttcaatcacaACCTTGCACTCTTATGGTGTCAGCCTTTATCTCAACATATTCAGTCACAATCTCTCATCTCCCATAGTGTTGCTTGGCACGAGGGGTCACTCGGCACTATTTATTTGCAATCTTTCACACAATCTGTGgatcaaagcaaaaccattcatctttacagtcacaatagctcacaaagcCATGATGTTGGATCGCAAccgtccatttatcttttcagtcataatcttgcaCTCCGCCATGATTTTTTTGGCAGaaggggaaacccctcccgcaccctcccattccaacttcttaatttaataacatctgtcacaaaaaagtggtgttgcatttctgttacctggtatttggactgcagttgtggccagtcgagctatctgattggggcgattcggtcccttgggtgatctcttggtctgagaattataaaaattgtgtttgtcactgtgtactctatgatacatataataaacaaataatccacttttggtcgtatatttttacatatcaaatattttaatataacatacaatctttatcattcacatgaTGTCAgaccgcaaccgtccattgatcttttcagtcataTTCTTGCGCTCAGCCATGGTTTCACTTGGCAGGAGGGGATACCACTCCCGCACCTTTCTCGCCCAACTTAATTGACacaaaagtggtgttgcatggcacaagagttcacctgtcacacaattcctgtaTAACTTTTTAGTTTCAATTGAAAGGTGTTCCCATCCTTTGATCTCAGTCAAAACATCTCACTCATCCATTGTTGAGGTTCaccaaaagtattcatagtgattgtttataagcatattttgaattattttaataactagtgGGGCGCTATTTCGCCGCATCGCATAGTTTAAATTTCATGGGCCTGTTTTTTTCGTGTCGTCACGCTCTGATGACGTTGGtgtccggcatgcacgcgctcaatatagtttatgaacagaaaaaaatactggttccatcacctttacgtctttttttcaggctgatagTATGTGCAACTTTTGAACAAAAGTAGTGCTATGTGTGACCGTAATAGGGCTCTGCCGAGCTTCGCTCGGTTTAGAGCCCGTATTAAGTATTTCGAACGCGTTTGAAGTGTGGCAAGATTTGAACACttacatattttgtaacataataATCAcctatatgttattttatttttatatcttaaaataataaaatattgtttttcccAAATGGCCATGTGTAAAGCCTAAATGCATGATGAACCGTGTATTGAAAGAATGTGTTTCCATTTTATTCCATTTGCACAAACCCAAAAAGAAATAccttttaaaatctttttttttatatttttacaagataaattatttatgaGTGCATTGCATTGTTTCATCCCGTCTGTCCGAATGTCCTATACAATACTTATGTTGacattcattaaatgatattcgaatattcgctCAAACCCATTATCAATGAACATAACCATGGGCAAAGTTTATTATAGGTCAATATGATTTAACCATAACAAGGCCTAATCTAGTACATTTGCCAcgtttctttttctttgaataGTGTGTGCTGTGTAGATTTAAAACGTTACTGTTTTGCTTGTTATGTTAAATAACTCATTTTGATTATATCCAAAATATTCCTGCAAGAAACTAGGTGACTTGGTATTCTTCGTAAAAAAATTGAGCatggttaattttttttttttttcctttttaaaagcACAAGCTTTTAACTATAGCGATCGATAATTTTATGCATATAATGTTTTGTGTCTTAACACCtacgtttaacatttaaaagatgAGTGTAGTCACCCGCAATATAACAGTTACATAATGTGTGTCTTAAAAGCATACTTTAACGGTATAATAGGGTATAGTGtaattctttttataaaattaaaccaAAGCGTACCAGGAAACTGTATGTGTCTTCACATCATAGAATAATAGTGGAATGATGTGTGCCTTCACACCATAGTAAAGAGCACCAAACGATTTAGTTTACGAGTGGTGAAGCCGCTTTTTGATaactgataaatatatataaacagacTAAAATTATACAACAAAACAGTAGAATGTTGAGTCCTTTCACACCGTCGGTTTACAGTATATTGATGTGCATCTTCACAAGGTAGTATAGCATTGTAATGTTGTGTGCCTTTTTACTATTATATTACAgttgatattatttttcttaacgCCACAGTtaaccaaaaaatgtttttttgtctaTTCAGAATGGAGACGTGCAGTTCATAAAAGCCCACAAGATGATCTTGGCGTCGCGCAACACTGTTTTTGAGGCCATGTTGTTTGGTCCAGCGGCTGACAAAGTAGATATAATACAGATTTCAACGTTCAGTTACGAACTCATGGACTTACTTTTAAAGTAAGTTaccatatatgttttttgtgcattttaatCATTCTTACGTCTACTAGATCCGTTTAATTCTGATTTACAATTGACACCAAGCTGCAGATTTATTTGGCATTAAATATTATAAGGTAACGTTTTCATTATTCtatttaatttgacattgttctgTACAATTCGAAAACACATACTTATAAATGCACGTAAGGTATGATGGACATAGTTTGTGGTGTCTTAACATTATATCTTGGAATGAGAAACTACAGACACCGAAGAGCACGCTCAAGAGATATACTGACATTATGGTCTAACCTTAATCAAATAATTCCTAACCGTTCAGTTTTAACACATATTGTTCGTCTTCAAAAGcgataattttgaaaattatgtgtCGGCTGTAGCCTTCAGTACTGATGTGATTTAGTCATTTTCGAAAATGATATTCTATGATAGATATAATTGCCCACTTGATCAGTCATACTATGTGTCAAAATGGATGATTATTAAACGTTTAAGTGTTACTGGTCTATGCAATCATTACACATgcgtgtataacaaacataaaatttgaataataaacctttaactacttactaaatataacattgtggaacatattaattactgattacacGATTGTAACAGTGCATTTAATAGGTGAAATACGCACACATATTGAATGACTTGTGGGTCATAAAAGGTGTACTATGATCAACTATCGTCACATAAGGTTTAAATACCGcgttttctgcacatttttatcaaattaaacacagtattcgtcataagaaccattgctttcgatatgtattcatccttttcgttAAATTAGAAcacttgtattaattgtggtactcCCTATTTCGAAAAAGTATCCAAACCCATGTTTTTGCTCAATTGTACAAACTCGTAAAATGCCTGACAATTTCTCGGTCTTAGCTGTCGAGATatatcagtgtttttttctcGATTTTACAGGTACTTGTATTCAGAGAAGACACATATTACAGAAAGCACTGCCCGCCCGATGTTTGAGATGGCATATTTCTACCAAGTACCCGCACTTATCAACTTATGCAGTCAATATATTCAAAGCATCTTCCGAGACGACAGCGTTTGTGGAATACTAGAACTCGCTTTGCTATATGGCAACGTCGGTCTCAGAAATGCAGCTTCGATTATATCGATCAAAATGCCATAACGGTGATCGAAACGGATGGATTTTTACAGGTCTCTGAAATGTGTCTCGAATACATACTTAGAGGAGATACGTTTCACGTTGATGAAAAGACCATACTTCGTCGGGCAATCGAGTGGgcaaaaaaattatgaaatcaAAGATGGACTTAACAAAGACAGAAACctagataaaaataaaaaaaatccatccgacatttctgtaaaacattttaaaagcacTCTTGGTAACGCGTTCCAATATATCCGTCTAGGAGCGATGTCTGTTGGTGAATTTTCAGAATGTGTAGAAAGCACTTTAAGTGCAGAAGAAATAAAGGATATTCTAAAGTTTCCTAAAAATTGCTCCACAAAAGATTTCCATCCACACAGATTACCCAAGAAGGAAACACTCGAATTCAAAAACGGTAAAACTACGTGGAGCTCATGCCAAAAATCATCTTCGCGAAACTCAGGTTTATTCAGCAGTTCATCTGAGTCGATGTATGAGATAACTGTTAGGAAGAGTCTGATCATATGTAAAGGCATCACTTTTTCCGAAATATCTGTGTTAGTCGATATACTAGGTGAAAGATTTGGAAGTATGCAGACAACCAAAGCGGTAGATCCTAATCTTGACTTTACCGTTAAAATGAACATCAAAATCGCTCGTACGAGGCTTAATTACAGCTTCATAACTACAATACAGGATTTGTCCGCGTACGATCTCGAATTCGATTCACCAATTTGCCTCAGAGCATCGGAGGATCCTTACAAAGTTGTTGTTAAAATGGAACTTCAACCGACACCTCTCAATATAACATTCACAACGAACCAATGTGGCGTAGGATCAGCTGAAATAGAAAACGCAAAAGTGGAATGGAATAATCAGTTCTCCATATTACACAAAATTCTATTTTCGAACACCTCTAATAGAGTTTCGAAAGgcaaggaaagaaaaaaaatggatgaTGATGGAAAGtaacaatacttatgtgaaaaaaagtGGGAACAGTTTACACTGAAGCTTTGctatatttaactttaaaatgattcagTAGTGTGATGCAATATTattaagggctattccatttaaacatataacccacgaGGGGAAGGCACTTTTGAACTAGACctccccctacagaagcaaattaacCGTTTGGGGGTCCTACcactatttgtttttttcgaCCCAGAATAATCTCATTCAGAAGCGATTTGCAAGCATAAAAGGTCCAAGTTTTAATcttaataatgaaaacaactttaatatttttcagactGGCATAAGCCTTTTTGTCCCTTTCGGTTTCACAACATTTCCATTTGTAGAGGACATAACTTTGTGATAAAAGAGACTgtgttaattgatttaattaatattttttctgacatgataattttagtatttatataactatttgCTTTGCTCTGGATTTTACTCAGACCTGTTaactttttaacttattttatgtttcatgatATCATTTCttgctttaatatataaagatgcttgttaaaattaacatccTTTATATTCCCCCGCCGAATCAAAGGTTTCGGGAggggtatattgtttttgcGTTGTCTGTCattccgtccatccgtccggaaccatatcttggtaggcattgatcaaaaaattcaaacttagtcagaatgtttccCTTGATCAAATATCcaccacttgtaaaagtgggtcacatggggtcaaaaactaggtcactaggtcgaatcttagaaaaaatatttgcaacagactagaggcattatacatggtcaaatcttcatgaaaatttatcaaaatgttttccttgatgaactcttggacgtatataaaactgggtcacataagATCGAAAATAGATCACTAGGTCCAATCTTGtcaggaaccatatcatggtaatgttggtcagattatgtttaaacttggtcaggatgtaccccttgatgaaatatggaccgtttgtaaaagtgggtcacatgggttCAAAAACTAGGGCACTAGCTCAGATCTTAGAAAAGTCTTtggaacacattagaggcattatatatggtctaatattcatgaaacgtgatcagaatgttttccttgatgaactctctTATGTTTAAAACTGGGACACATCTGATTAAAAGAATAggaaactgggtcacatgtgataaatataaggtcactaggtcaaatcttacaaaaatcttgtccgaaaccaTTTCATTGTAGTGATTGTTCGgattatgttcatacatgtatgtctaaacacacgataataatttaaacaactcaacttatatccaacgttcataacggtccatttctctgcagccatattacatgttaatataatattccacctacttttcatttccaatccatTAACTTTACCTAATCAGGCGGGGGacatcaattcaacgaatttgcttgttacAATATTGCTTGTGATATTCATATGGATTTATTAGTTACatgaaaaataagttattttgctttgattaaaattagtgtatgaaaatgttataaagagttgttgttttttgtattgcGATATAAGAGAAATTGTTTTTGGTGTGATGTCAGTCAATACAGTATTGCTCAAAGGAATTCATTACGAACACAATTATATCCGGCAAAATGTCATAGCCTAAGTATAAAAGTGGAAAAGTCGTAGATGAACATGCTAGTAGCTGTGCAGAGCTCCTATAAAGCGACGAAGAtatgtatactttttaatataaaaagccATTTAGAACCCTTAACCTTCCCTGTATGATAACCAGTACTATCATGGATGAAGTTCTGAGTGGGACTTGAGCCCATGACCCTTTAATTGAACGTCTGATACAGTAACAACACCGCAATCGCCAACAAAATCCAGAtggaaaaaaagacaaaaaatacaacctttgaactttcatgtaaaaacaataaaacatacgGTTATAAACAGTATTCACTGTTAACTTGACTACAGTTCTTTAACACACAATTGGTTAACTGTGTTTTTCTCTGCATGTTTTTTCTCAAGGTTTGCGAAGTATTTTGTgttcttttcattattttcaacgTGTATTGCTTTTGCccttaaaatatttccttttatttgaTTGCTGCAAATACCATCTAGTTCTTtctctttttgtattttttcttgcGTGATGCTGTCGATAATATTAAGTGTAATTTTGTCTAGTTTTGATTCCATATAAGTTATATCGCttattagttgttgtttttttctttagattgtaatattgatttcttatgtgatgcatatattattgtttcatttctgaTTGAACCTTTTGTTATTTCCCATAAAATGTTTGGATTGGTTtcttaatttaagtttaatgttTTACGGATgcactttcttatttttgtttgatattctGTATCTAATAAAAGAGAGCTATTCAATTCAAAGTACCCTGGGcctttttcactttttaaatgatCTATCGTTAAAATAACAACGGAGTGGTCCGTTCTAAAACCTGGTTTTGTATAACTATGCtttatgtagtttaaaatattatctgatATTAAGAAGTAATCAAGTCGACAGTGTATATGAGGTTTACTACTCATATGCcatgtatattgcatttttgagGGATGCGTTAAACACCATATGTCGGCTAATTCGCAAAAATCTATTATATTTGCTAAAGTATTTCTGCATTTTTTGGGATGTCCATCATACCATTTTTTGTCTAATGTACAGTCTAGAACAGTATTGAAATCACCACCAATAATAAAGGTTTTTTCATCATTGTCTAGCAGgtccatatatatttattatggtgtattccttttcatttaaaattatgtctaaaGCTGTGATTCTATTTTCTATAATTTCTGTGTAAGTGTATACATCTATGTTAGCTTTTGGATTTATAAGAATTGAAACCTTTACTGTCTGTAGTATTTCCACTGAAAAAAGGATCCTTTCCAATCATGTTTCCATTTTGAATTAGATAATTTTGATAGTTGTGTCTATTCTGCGTACTGTTTCTTCTTGAGCAGCTGTCATATATTCCCTAAACTTTTCTTAATCAAATGTCTTTGGTAATCAAGTTCCACTTCATGGGCAGATTTATTGGAATTCACCCCATATTGACTTAGCGATCTATTTTCTGCTTTGGGCAGTCTCTCCACTGAATGGAATTTTGAGTCCCCTTCTGCCAAACTTTGTACTTTCACTTTATCTAGGTCAAGGAGCCACCTTAGAAGTGAACAACAAAATTGAGCAGATTTATTTCGTGTTCGCGCATCATCTCTGGTCAAAACACAACCGTTTTCACTGAATTCATTAAGTGAAAGCTGCAACGCATGCATGTCATAGTGACTATTCACTGATGGAGTACTTCTATCGCGAGTTGTCCTTTGCAGTGAAATATCTGGATTTACATTTTCCCTTAATGATGCCGCTTAGCTAGCTGTGATTTTGACCTCAAATTTTGAGTGTTAGTATATGCTGCTATAAGGCTTGCTGCATAATTAACACTGCCAGCCAGTGACGACAAAAAGTGTTTCACATATGAGTCGAGGGTGATGTTGCAAACCCTTACCCTGACAATGACAGCATGCAACTTGTTAATACTGAATATTTTTCTGCAAGCAATGGTCGTCGGAGCCTTCATGTCATactgctatttttttattttttacttcatAGTTCGTGTCATATGTTTGTTCACAATTTTCCCATTCCCCAAGAGCAGAAGCCATTTCATTATCATTGCGCTTTAGCCCATGTTTTTTAAACCTTAGGTTATTCATCTtcttgtttatgtatgttttacttgTTATCTTCGTTAGAACAAACTTTAGGAGTTTCCTGTCCTTTTCAGTTGAAGCAAACCCAAGTGCAGGCACAATCAATGACTTCAACTTTGATCCAATTTAAGATTTTACTGTTTGGTCCTTATTTGACCACTGTAAACTGTCTATCATCCGACTGCAATCAACACCCTGTAGTCTCTGTCAAATACGCAATAGGGCCATTTTCACTTCCTTTGTAGACAATTACGACAggtaaattgttcaaaaagaaAGATCTTGCACTATGTTGCACAAATGTCAAGATACAAACACCAAGCACATTTTAACTTCGAACATCCCTCAAACTCAAGCGCATAAGCTACTTCAAGAATACCTATTAAGACAACATATATGTGGGCTGGTTTAAGTGTAACAATGACTGCTTTCCGTCCATCTGATTCCGAAGCATCCTGAAACAGTTCATGTACTAGTTGCTTTTTCCCTCCAGTATTCTCTTCCCAccagtttatttttcaatgctAAAGTTATAAGTAAAACATAGCGTTTCATCTGCTTCAGTTAGCAATAAAGGACCAAATTTGTTTTCATGCCATGTGTTACATACATCCGGAATAGTAGCAACAAATTGGTTTATGATCCCAGGCATTTCTGTGCCTTTTTAAGAGACGCCCCCTTTGAAAAACTGCATGGCCATGTCCAATGAAATACCCATACAGGCACTCGAGCCCTCTTCAATACTCGCAACACCGCATTGATATCGAGACATAGCGGACATGATTGCCTCTATTTCGATGCTTTCCCTGTAAAAGAGTGACAGTTGTTCATTATGAGCTGGAGATTTATACTTGTTTGTTTCCTGTGAAGAGATTTCATTGTTTTAGATGCATCCCTCATGTTATGCCATATCTTGTTCTGCCATATCCTGTTCACCCGTGTCCTGTTTTGCCGTATCCTGTTCTGGTGTGTCCTGTTCTGCCGTTTCCTGTTCTGCCAGGACCTAGTTTCCATGTCCTGTTCTGCCATGTCCTGTTCTTCCATGTCCTGTTCCATGTCCCCACTCGGTTCTTTTCCTAAGAATCTGTTATTGTTGATTTCCCCCAAGGCAGTTTTCGTGGCGTCATTATCTGGAGTATCAGGAGTGTTCTCCATTTCCGTACCATCAAACGATTCATGactctttttcttttttaattcttttgcGCTTCTAAACACGGTTTTTGATTCCCCCCCCCCTTCGTTTTGGTCGGCCTTCACGAATATACTTCTTTCAGCTCGTTATCCCAGTTCTTTCCAAAAGTATCTACTTCTGTCATTAATAATTCTCGTCGTTTTTTATGAGCATCTATAAGTTTGTTTAGGTTTCTTTTTGAATGCAGATCTAGATGCCCTCTTCTAATTCTTCGAATTCTtttcgttttcttttttttcaatcattttgttaattttttcaACTTCTTCtggattttttgtatttaaatttgtaattttcgAAAGGATTCATGTCTTTTTTGGGTATGTTTCGAATACATACTTAGAGGAGATACGTTTCACGTTGATGAAAAGACCATACTTCGTCGGGCAATCGAGTGGGCAAAAAATCATGAAATCAAAGATGGACTTAACAAAGACAGAAACctagataaaaataaaaaaaaatccatccgacatttctgtaaaacattttaaaagcacTCTTGGTAACGCGTTCCAATATATCCGTCTAGGAGCGATGTCTGTTGGTGAATTTTCAGAATGTGTAGAAAGCACTTTAAGTGCAGAGGAAATAAAGGATATTCTAAAGTTTCCTAAAAATTGCTCCACAAAAGAATTCCATCCACACAGATAACCCAAGAAGGAAACACTCGAATTCAAAAACGGTAAAACTACGTGGAGCTCATGCCAAAAATCATCTTCGCGAAACTCAGGTTTATTCAGCAGTTCATCTGAGTCGATGTATGAGATAACTGTTAGGAAGAGTCTGATCATATGTAAAGGCATCACTTTTTCCGAAATATCTGTGTTAGTCGATATACTAGGTGAAAGATTTGAAAGTATGCAGACATCCAAAGCGGTAGATCCTaatcttgatttttttgaatttgtaaTTTTCGAAAGGATTCATGTCTTTTTTGGGTATGTTTGCAATGGACACCTGTTGTAACGCTTCTCCCCGTCCTGTCATTCTCCACTTGTTTATAACTAAtccatcaattatttttttagggtCTTTTGTTTTACTAATTTTAAGGATTCTTCATTCCGAAACCTATATAACTGTCGAATTGGAGGCTGTGCTTTTATAAAGTCGTTCACCTTATGAACTCTTAGGGGGTGTTACCTGtgtaacaaaacaaactttaaacatgcgaaaatttacaaaattttcatttcCAGTAAAGGTCATCTTAGCacaacaaatttgttttttaaactgtaCAAAAGTTGACAGGTCCATATTTCATTCCAGTACCTCAAAAATAAGAGTAAGTTAAACGGGAATAAGCAAGCTTTTAATTCAGAGGCatactataaacaatatttgtagaGGAACAATAGACCTTCTGGTTAGAAGAAGAAGACTACAAGAC
Coding sequences:
- the LOC128221069 gene encoding uncharacterized protein LOC128221069 isoform X2, whose amino-acid sequence is MASNKENSDGTDVSTEEIDDRTNKGKSPTERPWQEDKGVPESLLYAYENSLWTDVTLECTAENGDVQFIKAHKMILASRNTVFEAMLFGPAADKVDIIQISTFSYELMDLLLKYLYSEKTHITESTARPMFEMAYFYQVPALINLCSQYIQSIFRDDSVCGILELALLYGNVGLRNAASIISIKMP
- the LOC128221069 gene encoding uncharacterized protein LOC128221069 isoform X1; amino-acid sequence: MDFYRSLKCVSNTYLEEIRFTLMKRPYFVGQSSGQKNYEIKDGLNKDRNLDKNKKNPSDISVKHFKSTLGNAFQYIRLGAMSVGEFSECVESTLSAEEIKDILKFPKNCSTKDFHPHRLPKKETLEFKNGKTTWSSCQKSSSRNSGLFSSSSESMYEITVRKSLIICKGITFSEISVLVDILGERFGSMQTTKAVDPNLDFTVKMNIKIARTRLNYSFITTIQDLSAYDLEFDSPICLRASEDPYKVVVKMELQPTPLNITFTTNQCGVGSAEIENAKVEWNNQFSILHKILFSNTSNRVSKGKERKKMDDDGK